A stretch of the Myxosarcina sp. GI1 genome encodes the following:
- a CDS encoding LL-diaminopimelate aminotransferase, producing MQFAQRLKSFSNNVFADMDRAKAMARKTGQEIIDLSLGSSDLPVDPHILNKIALALKDPSTHGYLLHQGTQEFREAAANWYAQKFGITVDPETEVLQLIGSQEGTAHLPLAILDPGDFALLLDPGYPSHAGGVYLAGGEIYLMPLLAENQFLPKLSAVPSDILDKAKMMVLSYPHNPTAAIAPLEFFQQAVAFCRQHDLVLVHDFPYADLVFDDAPAPSVFQADRHKEVAIEFFSLSKSYNMGGFRIAYAIGNAELIAALRKVKAAIDFNQYRGILNGAIAALSGSQESVSQNVAIFKQRRDAFVAALNQIGWQVYPPPATMYIWAKLPHPWQQKSVEFCTELVAKTGVAVAPGAGFGKSGEGYVRFALVEDPEVLRLATAKIAEFLHSSR from the coding sequence ATGCAGTTCGCCCAGCGTTTAAAATCATTTTCTAACAATGTTTTTGCCGATATGGATCGAGCTAAAGCTATGGCTCGAAAAACTGGGCAAGAAATTATCGATTTGTCTTTAGGTTCTTCCGATCTGCCAGTAGATCCACACATTCTTAATAAGATCGCTCTAGCTTTGAAAGATCCCAGTACTCACGGCTATTTACTACATCAGGGGACTCAGGAATTTCGCGAAGCTGCTGCTAACTGGTACGCTCAAAAATTTGGCATTACCGTCGATCCCGAAACAGAAGTCTTGCAGCTAATTGGTTCCCAGGAAGGTACTGCCCATCTGCCGCTAGCAATTCTCGATCCTGGAGATTTTGCTCTTTTGCTAGATCCTGGTTATCCCTCCCATGCTGGAGGAGTGTATTTGGCTGGCGGCGAGATCTATCTTATGCCCTTGCTAGCAGAAAATCAGTTTTTACCAAAGTTATCAGCCGTTCCCTCAGATATTCTCGACAAGGCAAAAATGATGGTTCTGAGCTATCCCCACAATCCGACTGCGGCGATCGCTCCTTTAGAATTTTTTCAGCAGGCGGTGGCTTTTTGTCGCCAACATGACTTGGTATTGGTTCACGATTTTCCCTATGCAGATCTAGTCTTTGATGATGCTCCCGCGCCTTCGGTGTTTCAAGCAGATCGCCACAAAGAAGTAGCGATCGAGTTTTTTTCTCTTTCCAAATCCTATAATATGGGCGGTTTTCGCATTGCTTACGCTATTGGCAATGCCGAACTAATTGCCGCCTTAAGAAAAGTCAAAGCCGCAATTGACTTCAATCAGTATCGCGGGATTTTAAACGGCGCGATCGCAGCCCTGTCTGGTTCGCAAGAGTCTGTATCTCAAAATGTGGCTATTTTTAAACAGCGTCGCGATGCTTTTGTTGCCGCCTTAAACCAAATTGGCTGGCAAGTTTACCCACCGCCTGCAACTATGTATATTTGGGCAAAATTACCTCATCCCTGGCAGCAAAAATCGGTAGAATTTTGTACCGAGTTAGTCGCTAAAACTGGCGTTGCAGTTGCTCCTGGTGCTGGCTTTGGTAAATCTGGAGAAGGATACGTGCGCTTTGCTTTGGTAGAAGATCCAGAAGTTTTACGTTTGGCAACAGCCAAAATTGCTGAATTTTTGCATTCCTCTCGTTAA
- a CDS encoding quinone-dependent dihydroorotate dehydrogenase produces the protein MLDFTKPFYPLLLSAVKGDPETAHRQLLKTLHKIETSRNSAWANLAIKQLEKSFVVNDSRLQQSLWGSNFNNPLGLAPGFDKDATAAGIWSSLGFGFAELGAVTLHSQPGNPRPRMFRLPEDKAALNRMGANNLGAAVMADTLKQTWQRKPRTIPIGINLCKSKIADLETAAADYVGSFNYLQDLADYFVINVSSPNTPGLRSLQTGEQLEPILSGLQQANINNRPILVKISPDLEWQDIKDIINLATEYNLSGVIATNTTTRRDGLKSDILKETGKKLKDEAGGISGLPVKERSTEIIRFIYRETNGKLPIVGVGGIFTARDAWEKIIAGASLLQTYTGWIYQGPWMVKEILLGVLDKLEQSGLENINDAVGIEHKRSGV, from the coding sequence ATGCTCGATTTCACCAAACCCTTTTATCCCCTGCTGCTTTCTGCTGTCAAAGGCGATCCCGAAACCGCTCATCGACAGTTGTTAAAAACGCTACATAAGATAGAAACCTCTCGTAACTCTGCCTGGGCAAATTTGGCAATTAAACAACTAGAAAAATCGTTTGTCGTTAATGATTCTCGCCTTCAGCAGTCCCTTTGGGGCTCGAACTTTAATAATCCTCTCGGTTTGGCACCAGGCTTCGATAAAGACGCTACAGCAGCAGGCATCTGGTCGAGCTTGGGCTTTGGTTTTGCCGAACTAGGGGCGGTAACGCTACACTCACAACCAGGAAATCCCCGTCCGCGAATGTTTCGTTTGCCTGAAGACAAAGCCGCGCTCAATCGCATGGGTGCAAATAATCTCGGCGCAGCGGTAATGGCAGATACTCTGAAGCAAACCTGGCAGAGAAAACCCCGTACTATTCCGATCGGTATCAACCTGTGTAAATCAAAAATTGCTGACTTAGAAACAGCAGCAGCAGACTATGTAGGTAGCTTCAACTATTTGCAAGATCTTGCCGACTATTTTGTAATCAACGTTAGTTCTCCTAACACTCCTGGACTGCGATCGCTCCAGACAGGAGAACAATTAGAGCCTATCTTGTCTGGGTTACAGCAAGCAAATATTAATAATCGACCAATTTTAGTCAAAATTTCTCCCGACTTAGAATGGCAAGATATTAAAGACATAATCAATTTGGCTACGGAATACAATTTATCTGGTGTAATTGCCACTAATACTACTACTCGCCGCGATGGCTTAAAATCCGACATTCTTAAGGAAACAGGAAAAAAACTTAAAGATGAAGCGGGAGGAATTAGCGGCTTACCTGTAAAAGAGCGATCGACAGAAATTATTCGCTTTATTTATCGAGAAACTAACGGTAAATTGCCTATTGTTGGCGTTGGCGGCATCTTTACCGCTAGAGATGCTTGGGAAAAAATAATTGCTGGTGCCAGCTTACTGCAAACCTATACGGGCTGGATCTATCAAGGTCCCTGGATGGTTAAAGAAATTTTGTTGGGTGTATTAGATAAGCTCGAACAGTCAGGCTTGGAAAATATTAACGATGCAGTTGGTATAGAACACAAGCGATCGGGCGTTTGA